A genomic segment from Roseibium algicola encodes:
- the argS gene encoding arginine--tRNA ligase, giving the protein MNIFADFTLRVKDALQGLDLKDSNGDAPDLSRVVVEAPRDPAHGDLATNAAMVLAKPLGMKPRDLAEQLVAKLNTDPEITETTIAGPGFINLRVAQGVWHKVLASVLDQGIRFGAQERSPAPKVNVEYVSANPTGPMHVGHIRGAVVGDALANILAFAGNDVVKEYYINDAGSQIDTLARSAFLRYREALGEDIGDIPAGLYPGDYLKPVGEKLKAEFGPSLVSKEESDWLPLVKERAIAAMLELIRQDLAALGVEHEVFYSERTLHDRGSGNGSKIDHMLETLRHKGLIYEGTLPPPKGQVPDDWEDREQTLFRASDFGDDTDRALKKSDGSYTYFAADVAYFQDKFERGFSETIYVLGADHGGYAKRLQAVGKAISDGKTEVIVRFCQLVKLMRDGEPVKMSKRSGDFITLRDVVDEVGPDPVRFMMLFRKNDAPLDFDFKKVTEQSKDNPVFYVQYGHARCCSVLRQAADELKEAGYAVDDLAGADFTLLDDIGEQELIAKMAEWPKVVEAAAETHEPHRIAFYLHELASSLHGHWNKGYELPHLRFIQAGNLKLTLARLALVRAVSLVLASGLTILGVNAPEEMR; this is encoded by the coding sequence ATGAATATCTTCGCGGACTTCACGCTGCGCGTCAAAGACGCTCTCCAAGGCCTTGATCTAAAAGATTCAAATGGAGATGCCCCGGATCTTTCGCGAGTCGTCGTGGAAGCCCCGCGTGATCCGGCACATGGCGATCTTGCCACCAATGCTGCAATGGTGCTTGCAAAACCACTCGGCATGAAGCCGCGCGATCTTGCCGAGCAGCTTGTTGCCAAGCTCAACACTGACCCTGAAATTACCGAGACAACGATCGCCGGCCCTGGTTTCATCAACCTGCGTGTCGCCCAGGGGGTCTGGCACAAGGTTCTGGCCAGCGTATTGGATCAGGGTATCCGCTTCGGAGCTCAAGAACGTTCTCCTGCTCCGAAGGTCAACGTCGAATACGTCTCCGCCAACCCGACAGGTCCGATGCACGTCGGCCATATTCGTGGAGCGGTCGTGGGTGATGCTCTTGCGAACATTCTGGCATTCGCCGGCAATGACGTGGTCAAGGAATATTACATCAACGATGCTGGCTCGCAGATCGATACACTGGCTCGTAGCGCCTTCCTGCGTTACCGCGAGGCACTTGGCGAGGACATCGGCGACATTCCGGCTGGCCTTTATCCGGGAGACTACCTGAAGCCCGTCGGTGAAAAACTCAAAGCGGAGTTCGGTCCGTCGCTGGTAAGCAAGGAAGAAAGCGACTGGCTGCCGCTGGTAAAGGAACGCGCGATTGCCGCCATGCTCGAGTTGATCCGGCAGGACCTGGCAGCGCTCGGTGTGGAACACGAGGTGTTCTATTCCGAAAGAACCTTGCATGATCGCGGTTCGGGCAACGGTTCGAAGATCGATCACATGCTCGAAACTCTCCGGCACAAGGGGCTGATTTACGAAGGCACGCTTCCGCCACCCAAGGGTCAGGTTCCTGATGACTGGGAAGACCGCGAGCAAACTCTGTTTCGCGCAAGCGACTTTGGTGACGATACCGACCGGGCGCTCAAGAAGTCCGATGGTTCCTACACGTATTTCGCTGCCGACGTCGCCTATTTCCAGGACAAGTTCGAACGGGGTTTTTCCGAAACGATCTACGTGCTTGGTGCCGATCACGGCGGTTACGCCAAACGCCTTCAGGCAGTCGGGAAGGCGATTTCCGACGGCAAGACGGAAGTTATCGTCCGGTTCTGCCAGCTTGTGAAGCTGATGCGTGACGGCGAACCGGTCAAGATGTCCAAACGCTCCGGCGATTTCATCACACTGCGCGATGTCGTGGATGAAGTCGGGCCGGACCCGGTTCGCTTCATGATGCTGTTCCGCAAGAATGATGCACCGCTGGACTTCGACTTCAAAAAGGTTACGGAACAATCGAAAGACAATCCGGTCTTCTATGTTCAATACGGCCATGCGCGTTGCTGTTCGGTGTTGCGGCAGGCGGCCGATGAGCTCAAGGAAGCCGGGTATGCGGTTGATGATCTTGCCGGGGCCGATTTCACCTTGCTGGATGATATCGGCGAGCAGGAGCTTATCGCCAAGATGGCGGAATGGCCGAAAGTGGTCGAAGCAGCTGCAGAAACACATGAGCCGCACAGAATTGCGTTTTATCTACATGAACTCGCTAGTTCTTTGCATGGCCACTGGAATAAAGGCTACGAATTGCCTCATTTACGTTTTATTCAGGCCGGTAACTTGAAATTAACCCTAGCGCGTCTTGCTTTGGTTCGTGCAGTATCTTTGGTGCTCGCTTCAGGTCTAACGATTCTCGGCGTGAATGCTCCTGAAGAAATGCGCTAG
- a CDS encoding deoxyguanosinetriphosphate triphosphohydrolase → MKADIGFGGQSRAIYAENPLESRGRLFPEPDSPTRTPFQRDRDRIIHSSAFRRLKHKTQVFVYHEGDHFRTRLTHTIEVSQIARSLARALRLDEDLAECLALSHDLGHTPFGHEGEDVMHECMAPFGGFDHNAQSLRVVTHLEQRYAEFDGLNLAWETLEGLVKHNGPLIDASGAPLGKFKDSQLPFAIRDYARKQDLLLHTWPGAEAQAAAIADDIAYDAHDLDDGLRAGLFAIEDMRDVPFLADILAEVDGKYPGLEESRRIHEIVRRSITRMVEDVIREAVRNLNDVAPQSVQEIRMAGRCLVGFSADMTAAEKEVKRFLFARVYRHEDVLAVRKLVARVVRDLFTRFLAEPDLMPKPWNSGLGNLGEAEVARLVCDYIAGMTDRYAIEEHRRLFDDTPDLG, encoded by the coding sequence ATGAAAGCGGATATCGGATTTGGGGGACAATCCCGCGCAATCTACGCGGAAAACCCTCTGGAAAGCCGGGGAAGGCTCTTCCCCGAGCCTGACAGCCCGACGCGGACACCCTTCCAGCGGGATCGGGACAGGATTATTCATTCTTCCGCGTTTCGCAGGCTCAAGCACAAGACGCAGGTTTTCGTTTATCACGAAGGTGACCATTTTCGCACACGGTTGACCCACACCATCGAGGTATCGCAAATCGCGCGCTCGCTGGCACGCGCTTTGCGGCTTGATGAAGATCTGGCGGAATGCCTGGCCTTGTCACATGATCTCGGTCACACGCCGTTTGGGCATGAAGGCGAAGACGTCATGCATGAGTGCATGGCACCCTTCGGCGGGTTCGACCACAACGCGCAATCACTGAGGGTCGTGACCCATCTGGAGCAGCGGTATGCCGAATTCGACGGTCTGAATCTGGCGTGGGAAACTCTGGAAGGGTTGGTCAAGCACAACGGCCCCTTGATTGATGCCAGCGGTGCGCCGCTCGGAAAGTTCAAGGACAGCCAGTTGCCGTTTGCGATCCGCGACTATGCCAGGAAACAGGACCTCCTGTTGCACACCTGGCCTGGTGCAGAGGCACAGGCCGCTGCCATTGCCGATGATATTGCCTATGACGCGCATGATCTCGATGACGGATTGAGGGCAGGGCTGTTTGCGATCGAAGACATGCGCGATGTGCCGTTCCTGGCCGACATCCTTGCCGAGGTCGATGGCAAATATCCGGGTCTCGAAGAGAGCCGACGTATCCACGAGATCGTCAGGCGATCGATCACGCGCATGGTCGAGGATGTCATTCGCGAAGCGGTGCGTAATCTGAATGACGTTGCTCCGCAAAGCGTCCAGGAGATTCGCATGGCGGGGCGTTGTCTCGTCGGTTTCTCTGCGGACATGACCGCTGCGGAAAAGGAAGTGAAACGGTTCCTGTTCGCCCGTGTCTACCGGCATGAAGATGTTCTTGCAGTTCGAAAGCTGGTTGCCCGGGTTGTGCGGGACCTGTTCACAAGGTTCCTTGCGGAGCCGGACCTCATGCCGAAACCATGGAACAGTGGTCTTGGCAATCTGGGTGAAGCGGAAGTCGCGCGACTGGTTTGCGACTATATCGCCGGAATGACCGACCGATACGCCATCGAAGAGCACCGCAGACTGTTTGACGACACTCCTGATTTGGGGTAG
- the erpA gene encoding iron-sulfur cluster insertion protein ErpA, producing the protein MTETLEIGVTVSDRAAKRIASILSKEPGGSMLRISVEGGGCSGLQYKYDVVDSREDDDLVIEKPGATVLIDSISLQYMSGSEIDFVDDLIGQSFQINNPNAVAGCGCGTSFTI; encoded by the coding sequence ATGACCGAAACACTTGAAATTGGCGTAACAGTCAGCGACCGCGCTGCCAAGCGCATTGCATCGATTTTGTCCAAGGAACCGGGCGGCAGCATGCTGCGTATCAGCGTGGAAGGTGGCGGCTGTTCCGGACTGCAGTACAAATATGACGTGGTCGACAGCCGCGAAGACGACGACCTGGTGATTGAAAAGCCGGGGGCAACGGTTCTGATCGATTCCATTTCCCTTCAATATATGAGCGGATCGGAAATCGATTTCGTCGATGATCTGATTGGCCAGTCTTTTCAGATCAACAACCCGAATGCGGTCGCCGGATGTGGCTGCGGAACCAGTTTCACGATCTGA